In the Candidatus Poribacteria bacterium genome, TCTTAGGGAAAAGTTGGCATACGTTTGCCCCGATGGGACCCGCGCTCATCACCGCTGACGAAGTGGCTGACGGGAACGCCCTCGGCGTGCAACTCTGGATCAATGACGGGTTGCAACACGATTTTTCCACGAATTCCATGGCACGCTTCATTCCAGAATTGCTGGCAGAGGTGACCAACGTTGTAACACTGGAACCGGGGGATGTCGTCTCTACAGGCACACATCATGAGGCACTCACCGCTGTTGGTGACGGAGACACAGTGAGATTGGCGGTAGAAGGCTTCGGTCCAGACCTCACTGTCTCTGTCCGAGACCCGTTAAAGCGGACAAGTTGGCGCGGTTAAGGCTTTACCGAGCAAGGGTTTGCTTGTAAATTCGGAAAAAATGTTGACAACTTTACCAATTTAGGTGTATAATAATTTAAGGTGTAATTTAGAGGCTTCCTTCTAATCCACGAGATTCTACTTTGTAGTAGCAAGTTTTGGAGACCAGTCAGCTGCGCGACTTCTTTACAGCAAGTTTTGGAAATCAGCAAGCTGCACCAAAACCGCGGTACGGAATGAGACTTTTTCTGACGATAAGGAGACTGAATTAATGAAAAAACCCAGAAATATAGCCGTTCTGGCTATCCTCACGATTGTCTGCGCGTGGATGGTAGGCTGCGGCGGCTGTAATCCAGAACCGCTGCCGAGCGGGATGAACCCCACACAAGGACCCGAAACCGGTGGGACAACCGTCCAGATTACCGGCGAAAAATTTGATATGAAAAATGGGGTAACCGTGACGTTCGGCGGGAAAAACGCTACAAGCGTGACGGTTCCAAGTGAAACCCAAATTACGGCAGTGACACCCGGCGGCATGGCAGGAGAATCCGTCTCTGTTGTCATTACCAACAAAGGGAAACCCGAAGTCCCGGTCACGCTTTCACAGCAGTTTACATACACCGACGCAACACCACCAACCGTGACGATGAACGAACCCGCTGATGGCACAGTCATCTCTGAATATGAGGATTCACTCAATGTGATGAACAGCGTGTCGGTCTCGTTTAGTGAAGCCGTCAATAGCGATAGCGTCTCAATAAGTGTAGCCGTCGCGAAAACGGAAGATTCGATGAGCGAACCGATGGATGCAACGCTGGCAGGGACAGTGAGTGGGACTGGCGATTCTGTAATGTTTACATCCGACATGCCGATGCGGGCAGGGCGGATGTACACCGTCACCGTCACCGGGGCTGCCGATATGGCAGGCAATACCCTCGTAAGTCCACATAGCTTCAGCTTCAGCATTACCAGTCCGGAAAAACTTGACAGATACCGTGTCCAAGAAGAGGATATTCAGGAAGCAAATGGCGAAGCGGCTCTCAAACGCATCGCTGCACGTCCTGAGATTTTCGATAACCCAGAGATGTGGGAACGGTTAGTCGCAGCGAACCAAGATGATTATATCTTTGACCGGACGAAACTGAGTGTCGGACAACGCTTATGGATTCCACGCGGGGCCGCTTGGGGCGATAAATAAGTCAATTCGTAACGGAAATAAAAAAGCCGTGTACTCGCGACACGGCTTTTTTTGTTGCTTGGAACATGCAACAAATCACACGATTAGGACAACAGAGGATATTATGTTTGGCTCCCAAAAGGATTTTGATAATCGGACCGCTGAATACCGAAGCAATTTAGGAGGCATTAAGCATCTGCACCGATTGGGTAGGCAGTCTGAATCGCCGACGCGCCCTCAACCCGACCAACCCATCACGCTCCACGTGACAACATCTGGCGGTATCGCTTACGATTCGGTTCGCTGTTGGATGAATGTAAATGGTGAAGAGATTACATTTGAATTCGTCCCAGGCGAATCCGCATGGAATACACTTGAATGGCGATATGTTCGCTATTGGCGCGGGCAGGTCCCACCGCAAGCAAGCGGCGCGACATTACACTACCGCATCGGCGGACGCGTCGTAGGGACGGATAGATGGATCTTCGCGGATAATCAAGCGCGCGTGTTATCGGAAGCAACCGAATTCGCTATCTCAGTTGATGATTACGATACCCCAATGTGGGTACGTGATGCCGTTATCTATCATGTTTTCTTGGATCGTTTCTATCCGGGTGACGGTGTCTCGTGGAAAGAACCGACAAATCTCTCCGGGTTTTTCGGTGGAACGCTCCGCGGTGTAATTCAGAAACTTGACTACATTCAATCCCTCGGATGCAACGCTATTTGGCTCTCACCACTCTTCGCAAGCCCAACACACCACGGCTACGATGCAACAGACTACTACACCGTTGAACCCCGATTCGGCACGAACGCGGATCTAATCGAACTGATTAAAAAAGTGCATCAGCGTGGGATTCGGGTTATTTTGGACTTTGTTGCCAATCACTGGTCCAACCAACATCCGACATTTCAAGCAGCACAACGTGATGAAAACAGCGAATACCGAGCGTGGTACACATGGCAGCGGTGGCCCGATGAATACACAAGCTTCTTCGGTGTGAAGGGGATGCCCCAATTAAACTTAAGGCACAAACCCGCAAGTGACTACCTATTAGCGTGTGCCCAGTATTGGCTAAAAAGCGGCGTTGATGGTTATCGGCTTGACTATGCACCCGGACCGCCGCACACTTTCTGGGCAGACTTTCGCCAAGCATGTAAAGAGGTGAATCCTGATGTTTTTCTTGTCGGGGAGGTGGTCCGTCACTCGGAAGGAATAGCCGCTTACGTTCCGCACTTTGATGGATGCCTTGATTTTCTGCTTGCGGATGCACTCCGACGAACCTTCGTCCTTGAAACTTCTACACTACTGGAGTTTGAAGCATTTTTAGCGGCACATGAGGCTTACTTTCCACAGGATTTTTCACTCCCAGCGTTCTTAGACAACCACGACATGACACGCATCCTCTATTCGGCAGGTGAAGATAAGGCAAAGGTCCGGTTGGCAGCATTAGTGCTGTTCACACTTTCCGCGCCACCGATAATTTACAACGGTACTGAAGTAGGCGTTTCGCAACGAAACCCGCTTGGACGCTTTGAGGAAGCACGTTTGCCTATGCTATGGGAAGATAAACAGGACAAAGATTTGCTAACCTATTTCCGACGTTTGGGTGCATTAAGAAAACAGTTTCTGGTACTCGCTTCCGGTAAGCGAGAGGTTGTCCATCTAAATGTTCAACAAGGAACTTACGCCTACCTACGCGCTTCAGAAACCAATTCTGTCTTGATCGCATTGAATACAAGTCGGTGTACGCAAACGATTGAAGTTCCAAATGTATTGTTCCAAACTTCCGCCAAAGACCTGCTCAATGAGAATCAAGTGACAGTATCAGAAGATTCCGTAAAGGTCTTGCTCGCAGCACAAAGTGGTGCATTTATCGCCTAAGACATTGGTAGAAAGGAAAAAGGGGATCGGCAACTATAGAATGTTGTTACCGGTCCCCTTCTTATTTGAAGGTGTTGTGAGATAGAACTACTAGGCACCGTTACCAGCACCAGCACCGTTGCCATTACCACCATTGCCATTACCACCATTGGCATCAGCGTCAGCATCAGCATCAGCATCAGCGTCAGCATCAGCATCGGCATCAGCGTCAGCATCAGCATCAGCATCAGCATCAGCATCGGCATCAGCATCAGCATCAGCGTCAGCATCAGCGTCAGCATCAGCATCAGCGTCAGGCGTTTCTGGTGTCTCAACAGCTTTCATGGGAAGCGACACAAAGACACTGTCAGTTGCAACTGGTACCGATACCGAGGCTTTTGCGTGGCAATCGTGACATCCTTGAGCCATTTCCACGGTAAGCTGGTGTGGCATCATTAACTCTTCTGTCTCTGAAGCACGCTGGGTTGCACCGTACATCCATCCGTTATGCGCTGCATACATCGGGTCGTCGCTTTTCATCATCGTTACGACTTGCATAACAAACATCTCGGTAACATCCATGACTTCCTTGACAATCATGGTACCTACCGGATACTCTGCGGGGGATACTATGCCTGCCCTATTCGCCATGGCACCAACTTCGTTGAAATAGACAGTGCGACTGCCCATGCCGTGTGCTGCACCAGTTCCGCCAGGATTCATAGCTGCAGCAGCTTCCTCTACGGTCATCGTCGGTGCTGGAAGCTTAACATGATCCCATGACTTGTGCGCGGCCTCTTCCATCGTCGTTTCCATTGCCGTTTCCATGGGTGCTTCCTCGGTAACCGGATCATCTAAACCAGGCTGCATCCGGCCGCAAGATAGGAAAGCCATACAACCAACCAAAATGATAGACAAAGCTATCTGAAATCTAAGCATTATAATGCTCCTTCCTCTGTATTTGAAAAAGAATTGACGAAGAGTTTCGAGCTTAATGCAACAAAGCTCATTCATTTCAGAATTTAACTCTTCTGGTTTATGTATACACAACCTTATTAAATAGTACTATACTTCGTTTTAATTTTCAAGAAAAAAATAATATTATAGTAGATTCTGTAATTATTTATACACTCAGCATCGGTGCGGTTAGGAAACCGCACCTACCGGGGGTTGAAAGTGTGTATTTATTTTTGGAATTTACTATAAAGAGTCACTACTTATCGGTTTTTAGAATTTGTGCGCGAATTTTTAGGACATAAGGGTGTTTACGGGCTTGCGTAAAAGCCACTTCAATTTCACGTTTCGCATCGGACACACGCTTGAGGCGGTAGTAGACAAAGGCAAGCGTGGCACGGTGTGCCGGTCGGTTATCCCTTTTAACGACAGTCTCCGCAAGTGTAAGTGCCTCAGCAAGTTTCCTATTTTCCATCGCGAGTAGGGATGCCAACGCTTCTTTCGGAAATGGCACATCCGGGGCAAGTTGGATCGCATGACGGAAATCGGTTTCCGCAAGGTCAGACGCATGCTGTTTTTGGTAAATCTTTCCACGCCATAAATAACCGGGTGCCCATGTCGATGCGTGTTCTATTCCCATCGTAAGTGCTTGCTCGGCCGCTGCTAAGTCTCCCGAGTGCTCATATAAATTGGCGAGTTGCACGTAGGTATCCATAAAATCAGGATTGTGTTTGATGAGCGTGAGATAGTGTGCTGCGGCATTCGTCACGTTTCCGAGCTTACCTTCTATCATGCCGAGATGTAAAAGTGCCTGACGGGAGGTCGGCTCTACGGTTAGAACACGCTGATATGTCTGCTTCGCGGCTGCCAGTTTGCCGAGTTGCATCTGGACATACGCATAATC is a window encoding:
- a CDS encoding Ig-like domain-containing protein yields the protein MKKPRNIAVLAILTIVCAWMVGCGGCNPEPLPSGMNPTQGPETGGTTVQITGEKFDMKNGVTVTFGGKNATSVTVPSETQITAVTPGGMAGESVSVVITNKGKPEVPVTLSQQFTYTDATPPTVTMNEPADGTVISEYEDSLNVMNSVSVSFSEAVNSDSVSISVAVAKTEDSMSEPMDATLAGTVSGTGDSVMFTSDMPMRAGRMYTVTVTGAADMAGNTLVSPHSFSFSITSPEKLDRYRVQEEDIQEANGEAALKRIAARPEIFDNPEMWERLVAANQDDYIFDRTKLSVGQRLWIPRGAAWGDK
- a CDS encoding alpha-amylase family glycosyl hydrolase, whose amino-acid sequence is MFGSQKDFDNRTAEYRSNLGGIKHLHRLGRQSESPTRPQPDQPITLHVTTSGGIAYDSVRCWMNVNGEEITFEFVPGESAWNTLEWRYVRYWRGQVPPQASGATLHYRIGGRVVGTDRWIFADNQARVLSEATEFAISVDDYDTPMWVRDAVIYHVFLDRFYPGDGVSWKEPTNLSGFFGGTLRGVIQKLDYIQSLGCNAIWLSPLFASPTHHGYDATDYYTVEPRFGTNADLIELIKKVHQRGIRVILDFVANHWSNQHPTFQAAQRDENSEYRAWYTWQRWPDEYTSFFGVKGMPQLNLRHKPASDYLLACAQYWLKSGVDGYRLDYAPGPPHTFWADFRQACKEVNPDVFLVGEVVRHSEGIAAYVPHFDGCLDFLLADALRRTFVLETSTLLEFEAFLAAHEAYFPQDFSLPAFLDNHDMTRILYSAGEDKAKVRLAALVLFTLSAPPIIYNGTEVGVSQRNPLGRFEEARLPMLWEDKQDKDLLTYFRRLGALRKQFLVLASGKREVVHLNVQQGTYAYLRASETNSVLIALNTSRCTQTIEVPNVLFQTSAKDLLNENQVTVSEDSVKVLLAAQSGAFIA
- a CDS encoding cytochrome P460 family protein, whose product is METAMETTMEEAAHKSWDHVKLPAPTMTVEEAAAAMNPGGTGAAHGMGSRTVYFNEVGAMANRAGIVSPAEYPVGTMIVKEVMDVTEMFVMQVVTMMKSDDPMYAAHNGWMYGATQRASETEELMMPHQLTVEMAQGCHDCHAKASVSVPVATDSVFVSLPMKAVETPETPDADADADADADADADADADADADADADADADADADADADADADADADANGGNGNGGNGNGAGAGNGA